The genome window GCATGCAGTTCCTTCACACCTTCAATGGTAATCAGATTGCTGGCAATGCCGCTTATCTTTGCCCCCATTGCATTGAGCATGTGGCAGAGCTGCTGGATGTAAGGCTCACAGGCTGCATTGTAAATCGTTGTTGTTCCTTCTGCCAGGACCGCAGCCATAATGATATTCGCAGTACCCGTAACGGATGCTTCATCCAAAAGCATATAAGTTCCCACAAGTTTATCAGCTTGTATCTCATACACATCACGGTCCTCAACACGCCCGAAGTGTGCACCGAGATTCTTGAAACCAAGGAAATGAGTATCCAGACGGCGACGACCGATCTTGTCGCCACCCGGCTTGGCAATAGTAGCCTTACCGAAACGTCCCAGCAACGGACCAATCATCAGAACGCTGCCACGCAGGGATGAGCACTTCTTCACAAAGTCATTGCTCTCCAGATAGTCAAGGTTCACTTCATCTGCCTGGAACGAGAACTCGTTGGGAGCAAGTTTCTTCACCTTCACTCCTATATCCTGCAAGAGCTTGATGAGATTGTTCACATCAAGAATATCAGGAATATTGCGGATGACTACCTCTTCTTTTGTCAACAGTGTTGCGCAAATCACCTCCAAGGCTTCATTCTTTGCACCTTGTGGAGCAATCGTGCCACTCAGCCGATGTCCACCTTCTATAATAAAGGATTCCATGTGTCGTTATCTTACTTTTTCTTCTTGTTACGGGGCTGGACAAACTCCCTTACATTAATCTTCTCAAACTTGAACGTATCAAGGTCAAGCTGTATCTTACCATCTGTAAAGCGGGCAAGGTCAGATGCTATCTTCTCATCAACACTGGTACCATGTCCCCATTGCATCAGACTACGTTTCATCTGATTGGCAACAGAGCGCACGAAAGCATCCCGACGATCACCAGGTTCCATTGCCTTCAGTTCTTCAAAAGCCTCGAAGAGCAGTTTGCCATAATGTCTTACGGGAATATTCGACATGGGATAAGGCATTGGCTCAGGCTTAGCGGCAATCTTCAATGCCTGCGATACGTCACAGGGATAGTCG of Prevotella fusca JCM 17724 contains these proteins:
- a CDS encoding DUF4290 domain-containing protein; translated protein: MNIPGLDYNTQREKLILPQYGREIQNMVDHAVGLPTKEERQRCAETIISIMDRMNAQNRGNVDHMEKLWDHLALMANFKLDIDYPCDVSQALKIAAKPEPMPYPMSNIPVRHYGKLLFEAFEELKAMEPGDRRDAFVRSVANQMKRSLMQWGHGTSVDEKIASDLARFTDGKIQLDLDTFKFEKINVREFVQPRNKKKK
- the murA gene encoding UDP-N-acetylglucosamine 1-carboxyvinyltransferase codes for the protein MESFIIEGGHRLSGTIAPQGAKNEALEVICATLLTKEEVVIRNIPDILDVNNLIKLLQDIGVKVKKLAPNEFSFQADEVNLDYLESNDFVKKCSSLRGSVLMIGPLLGRFGKATIAKPGGDKIGRRRLDTHFLGFKNLGAHFGRVEDRDVYEIQADKLVGTYMLLDEASVTGTANIIMAAVLAEGTTTIYNAACEPYIQQLCHMLNAMGAKISGIASNLITIEGVKELHAAEHRILPDMIEVGSFIGIAAMIGDGIRIKDASVHNLGLILDTFRRLGVQIIEDEDDLIIPRQDHYVIDSFIDGSIMTISDAPWPGLTPDLISVLLVVATQAQGSVLFHQKMFESRLFFVDKLIDMGAQIILCDPHRAVVVGHDNARKLRAGRMSSPDIRAGIALLIAALTAQGTSRIDNIAQIDRGYENIEGRLNALGAKIRRSEIC